In uncultured Desulfuromonas sp., the genomic stretch CCCATTTTCAGGTTGTTGCCGAAGTCGGTAGCAATGAGGCGGTGCGTCAGGGCGTTCGGTCGCGCATTGGCGTGGCGATTCTGTCGTCGTTGTCCGTGGCCGAAGATATTGAGCGGGGCAATCTGGTGATGGTGCCCATCGAAGGGGTCAGTATGCCACGCTCCTTCTACCTGGTTCAGCGGCGGAACCGCCAGCTCAGTCCGCTGGCCACAGCGTTTTACAACCACCTTAAAGAACGTTGTTGAGTGACTGACCCGCTTCAGGGCGCTCAACAGCGGGATAATTCTCTTTCGGGCTGTCGTGTTAGTGCGGCAGCCCGAGTCGTTTGATCTTTTCCACCAGCGTGGTGCGATTAATGCCGAGCATGCCAGCTGCGCGTGCTTTGATCCCTTGACTCATCTCCAGAGCCTGGCTGATCCAGCGCCGTTCAATCTCCTGAATCTGTTTCGGCATATCCACGCCATCAGCCGGTAAGGTGTACAAGTTCTGGTCGGCCATGGTCGGAGTGTGGCTGCCGGTGATATGAGGAGGCAGGTCCTGCAGGGTGATCTGCGGACCATCGCTCAGAGCCACGGTTCGTTCAATGACATTCTCCAGTTCACGAACATTGCCCGGCCATTCGTAATTCTCCAGAACCTGTAAGGCGGCACTCTCCAGCGACATCATCGGTCGGTTCATATCGCGGCAGCTCTTCTGCAGGAAGTGGCGCACCAATAACGCGATATCCTCACTGCGCTGACGCAACGACGGTAAGGTGATGGGGATGACGTTGAGTCGGTAAAACAGGTCTTCACGGAAATGACCGTCACGAATCATTTGCTCCAGGTCTGCATTGGTTGCCGAAATCACTCGTACGTCCAACTTGATATTGCGATTGCTGCCCACCGGTTGCACTTCCTGCTCCTGAAGAACGCGTAACAATTTTAACTGCAAATGAACCGGCATGGTGCCGATTTCATCGAGAAAAATGGTGCCATTATTGGCTTGCTCAAATTTGCCGCATTTGTTGGCAATTGCGCCGGTGAATGAGCCACGGATATGACCAAATAATTCACTTTCCAGCAAGTCGGCGGGGATGGCGCCACAATTAATGGGCACAAACGGGTGATCTTTACGTGGCCCGTTGAAGTGAATCGCCTTGGCCACCAACTCCTTGCCGGTTCCTGACTCCCCGAGAATCAGCAACGATGAATCGGTATGCAGCACTTTCTGCATGCGGGAAAAAACCTGTTGCATGGTCATGCTCGTGCCAATGATGTTGTCAAAGGTGTAGCGGCCACGCAACTGTTGGCGCAGATAACGGTTCTCGGCAACCAGCTCTAGTTTTTCCTGGGCTTTATCGAGGATGACTTTGAGCTTGTCGAAATTAAGAGGCTTGGTGATGTAATCGAACGCACCGTATTTCATAGCGGTGACCGCCGATTCGGCCGAGGAGTTACCCGTGACGAGAATGACATTGGTCTCGGTATTGTGTTCCTTGACCCGCTTGAGAATTTCCAATCCATCCATGCCCGGCAGGCGCAGATCGGTAATGACAATTTCAAATGGGTGCTTGGGCAGTAGAGCTAAGCCCTCTTCACCGGAATGAGCGGTCTCGACCGTGTAGCCGGATTTTTTCAGTAGCAAGCCAAGCGTGGCGCAGCTTTGCTCGTCATCGTCAATCAACAGGATTGAACATCTCTTGTCCATAGTTCCCTCACCTCAATAGTCCGATGGTGCCGACTCTCCCTTTGTTTCAGGCTGGTCCATGACGAAGCGTCATTTTTTTGACTAGAAGAGTACCACGATTTGAAAAAAACTGGCAAGTCGCAGCCGTTGTTCATTGTTGCGGCGTTTATCCCAGGCAGGTGCATGATCGGTAAACTTTAGTACACTTGTTAACCATGGCTGCCCAGCAGTAAGAATCTGATCGGGGAATGTTGATTTTTTTTAAAAGAGTTTTTTTGCTTGGTGCAAATAACTGTTGTGATATCTGGTATCTTCGGTGTTTTCAGGTAGCCTTTTACCGCCAGTGTTAAAAATAGAACAATATTATGCCTTGACAAGACGACAGAGACTCTGTTTAGATGTGCGCTGATCGGATCTTGTAAGTATTCGAAATAACAGAGTTTTTTAAGTAAGACTAAAAATTATCACGAATTTTTCTTCGTGAATAAAAATGGTATGGAACTCCGAATTCTATCAGGAGGAGAGTATGGCAGTAAAACAGTTCAAGAAAATTATGGCCGCTAACCGCGGTGAGATTGCGATCCGGATTTTTCGCGCGTGTACCGAGTTGGGGATCAGCACCGTCGCCATCTATTCTGAAGAAGACAAGCTGTCGTTGCATCGCTACAAGGCAGATGAAGCGTATCAGATCGGTAAAGGCAAGGGCCCTATTGATGCCTATCTCGGCATTGAGGAAATTGTCGAACTGGCCCGTCAAAAAGGCGTTGACGCGATTCACCCCGGTTATGGTTTTTTGTCTGAGAATCCTGAATTTGCCGAGGCATGTGAGCGCGCCGGTATCACCTTTATCGGTCCTACCGCCGATATTCAACGTCGCTTGGGCAACAAAGTTGCTGCACGTCACGTGGCCCTTGAGGCCGGAGTGCCGGTGGTCCCCGGCACCGAAGATCCGGTAAAAACAGAAGAACAGGCTTTGTTGTTTGCTAAAGGGTGTGGTTATCCGATCATGGTCAAGGCTGCGTCCGGCGGTGGTGGTCGCGGCATGCGGGTGGCCCGCAATAAAGAGGAACTTCTTGAAGGACTCAAATCGGCCGCCTCAGAAGCGCAAGCCGCCTTTGGTGACGGCACCGTATTCCTCGAAAAGTTTATCGAAAATCCCAAGCACATCGAAGTGCAAATTATGGGCGACAGCCATGGCAACATTGTTCATTATTTTGAACGGGATTGCTCTATTCAGCGTCGCCACCAGAAGGTGATCGAGCTGGCACCGTCACCCTCTCTGTCGCAGGAAAAGCGTGAAGAGGTCTGCGCTCATGCCATGAAGATCGCCAACGAAGTCGGTTATCTCAATGCCGGAACCGTTGAGTTCCTCATGGACAATGAGGGGGACTTTTACTTTATTGAAACCAACCCGCGCATTCAAGTCGAGCATACGGTCACCGAGCTGGTGACCATGCGAAATTTGGTGCAGACCCAGATCCGCGTGGCCGAAGGCTACAAGCTCTCCGATCCTGAAATTGGTGTGGAAAAGCAGGAAGACATTGAGCTGCGTGGTTATGCTATTCAGTGCCGTGTCACCACGGAGGACCCTGCCAACAACTTTGCCCCGGATTTTGGTACCATCAAGGCTTACCGTACCGCAGTTGGTTTTGGCGTGCGCCTCGATGCCGCGAACGGTTACTCTGGCTCACGCATCACACCGCATTATGATTCTCTTCTAGTTAAGGTGTCCACTTGGGGGCTGTCCTTTGTCGATGCCTGCCGCACCATGAACCGTGCGCTGCAGGAGTTTCGTGTGCGTGGCGTGAAGACCAATATCGGCTTCTTGGAAAATGTCGTCACTCACGAACCGTTCCTCAAAGGGGAGTGTAATACCTCCTATTTGGACAACCATCCGGAACTGTTCAATATTCAGGAAAAGAAAGACCGCGCCAATAAATTACTTCATTACATTGGCCATGTGTCGGTGAATGGCTATCCCAATATCAAGAAGCGTTTGCATTTCAGGGATCTGCATGAGGCGGAGCTGCCGCACATTCAGCCGGAAGCGATTCGGCCGCGCGGCACCCGTGACATCCTGATGGCCAAGGGGCCACAAGGTCTGGCGGATTGGGCGCTGAATGAGAAGCGTCTGTTGCTGACTGATACCACCATGCGCGATGCCCATCAATCCTTGCTGGCAACGCGGGTGCGGACCTATGACCTCGATAAAATCGCCGATGCAACGAGTCATCTGGCCGGTGGTCTGTTTTCCTTGGAAATGTGGGGGGGCGCGACGTTTGACGTGTCGATGCGTTTCTTGACTGAAGATCCCTGGGAACGCCTTGATCGTCTGCGCGCCAAGATTCCCAACCTGTTGTTCCAGATGTTGCTTCGTGGTTCCAATGCCGTTGGTTACACCAACTACGCGGATAATGTCGTTGAGGATTTTGTTGAAAAAGCCGCTGCCGGCGGTATCGATGTCTTCCGTGTTTTCGACTCGCTGAACTGGACCCAGGGGATGCGCGTGGCTATGGAGGCCGTGCAGAAGAACAACGCCATCTGTGAAGCCGCCATGTGCTACACCGGTGATATTACCGATCCCAAGCGCGACAAGTATCCACTCGAATACTATGTCAACATGGCGAAAGAGCTGGAGAAGATGGGCGCTCATATCCTTGGTATCAAGGATATGGCCGGTCTGCTCAAACCGTTTGCTGCTGAGAAACTGATCAAAGCGCTGAAAAACGAGATCGGTATTCCGGTCCACCTGCATACCCACGACACTTCCGGTAACGGTGGCACCATGCTGTTACAGGCGGCCCAGGCCGGTGTCGACATTGTCGATACCGCGTTGTCGTCGATCTCCGGTCTGACCTCACAGCCGAGCATGAACGGGCTGCTGTCGACCCTCGAAGGTACCATCTGGGACCCGGCGGTCGATAACGAAGGCATGCAGACTCTGGCCAACTATTGGGAGACGGTGCGCACCTACTACGAGCCGTTTGAATCGGAACTACGATCCAGCACGGCCCAGGTTTACTACCACGAGATTCCCGGTGGCCAGTACTCCAACTACAAGCCGCAGGTTGAAGGTCTCGGCCTCGGTCATCGCTGGGAAGAGTGCAAGCGCATGTATCGCGAGGTCAACGATATGTTCGGCGACCTGGTCAAGGTCACCCCGTCGTCGAAAATCGTTGGTGACATGGCCATGTTCATGGTCCAGAACAACCTGACGCCGCAGGATGTCATGGAGCGTGGTCACGAGCTGACCTTCCCGCAGGGCGTGGTCGACTTCTTTAAAGGGATGCTCGGTCAGCCGTATGGTGGCTTCCCCGAGGAGCTGCAGAAGATTATCCTTAAAGACGAGCAACCGTTTACCCACCGTCCGGGCGAGTTCCTTGAGCCGGTCGACTTTGCCGCCAAGAAAGAGGAGCTGGAGAAGAAGGTTGGTCATCCGGTGCTTGACCGCGATGTTTCCTCGGCGGTGTTGTATCCCGGTGTGTTCGAGGAGTTTGACCGCCATCGCCAGGATTACAGTGATACCTCGGTATTGCCGACCCCGGTTTACTTCTACGGTCTCGATGTTGGTGATGAAGTGAGTATCGAAATCCAGCCGGGTAAAACGCTGATCGTCACCCTGACTGCCATCAGCAAAGTGCATGAAGACGGCACCCGCAATATCTACTTTGAACTCAATGGTGAGCCGCGTCAGATCAAGGTTAAAGACCTGTCGGCGGAAACCGACGAGAGCGAACATGTCAAGGCGGAAAAAGGCAATGATCGTGAAATCGGTGCGCCGATGCCGGGCAAGATTTTCAAGCTTAATGTCGGTGTCGGTGATGAAGTGAAAGAGGGCGATACTCTGATCGTCACAGAAGCCATGAAGATGGAGACCAACATCAAGGCCAAGATCGACGGTGTCGTCAAAGAGGTTCTCTACAAAGAGGGTGACCAGGTCCAGCAGGACGATCTGCTTGTCGTCATCGAGTAGTTTCCGTCGCATTCATATCTGATTCAGGCCGGGTTTTTTTGAACCCGGCCTTTTTTTTATGGTATGAAAGACGCATATGATTTTTTGCATTTTTACTCTGGGATTCGACATGGCTACTCTCAACCTCTTTCGAAGGAAACACGTATGGTGATATACCCCCAAGACACCGCCAGTTTCGATGTCGATCCGCAATGCGGCTTTACGCCGCTGTGTCCCGATGAATTGCCCGTTGCCGATGGCACGGCCATTGTCAACGAGCTGAATGCTCAGGCCGGTTATGCCCGGCTGCGGCTGGTTAGCAAAGATTGTCATCCTGCCCAAGCTCCCTGGATTGCGGCAACACCACAAGAAATTCTTCAGCCTGTGGACGGAGAGTATCCTGATCTTGATGTTAAATGGCCGCCGCATTGCGTGGTCGGGACACGGGGCAATCAGTTGATTCCCGGTCTCCCCGCTGAACAGGACTATGATCTGGTGGTGGAGAAAGGGATGGATCCCGTTCAACATCCCTATGGCGCGTGTTTTCATGATTTGACCGAGCAGACCAGTACCGGCGCTATTGAATGGCTGCGTGAGCATGGCATCCAATGTGTTGTTGTGGGTGGTCTGGCAACCGATTATTGTGTGAAAACCACCGCGTTGCAATTGGCGCGCAATGGCTTCCATGTGGTGGTCAATCTGGCGGCGTGCCGTGGTGTGGCCGAAGAGAGTTCCGCCGCGGCTGTCGAAGAGATGCGTCAGGCCGGTATTGTCCTGATTGCCAACAGCAGTGAACTGGAGGCGGCATGAGTCCACGTATCACTGACCAGCCGTTGATTCACAGTCTTCTCGACACCGATCTCTACAAAATCAGCATGTTACAGGCATTCTTTCATGCCCCGGAATTTCGTACTGTCTCCGTGGAGTGGAAATTTGCCTGCCGTAATGATAACGGTTTTGATCTGACGACGCTGCGCGGCGATGTGCAATGGCAGTTGGAACAGGTGTGTTCGCTTCAGTTTACCGACGAAGAACTGGATTATCTCGATCAATTTCCTTTTTTTACCCACGATTTCATCGAATTTTTGCGTATTTTTCATCTCGACATGCGCTTTGTCGCTTTAACCGTGGTTGATGGTCAGCTGGATATTCGTTTTCGTGGACCGTTGCTGCATGTGACTCTGCTGGAGATCTGTACCTTAGCCATCATCAGTGAGTTGCACACGTTGGCACATTACGGTGGTGTTGATCTTAAGGTGGCTCGCCAACGTCTGGAAGAAAAGATTGCCCTGCTTAAGGCTCCCGGCCCGATGAAGGGTTTTCATTTTGCCGATTTTGGTACCCGGCGTCGCGCCAGTCGTGCCTGGCAGGAGGAAGTTGTTTGCCGCCTCCATGAGGCGCTACCTGACTACTTTAGC encodes the following:
- a CDS encoding sigma-54 dependent transcriptional regulator, coding for MDKRCSILLIDDDEQSCATLGLLLKKSGYTVETAHSGEEGLALLPKHPFEIVITDLRLPGMDGLEILKRVKEHNTETNVILVTGNSSAESAVTAMKYGAFDYITKPLNFDKLKVILDKAQEKLELVAENRYLRQQLRGRYTFDNIIGTSMTMQQVFSRMQKVLHTDSSLLILGESGTGKELVAKAIHFNGPRKDHPFVPINCGAIPADLLESELFGHIRGSFTGAIANKCGKFEQANNGTIFLDEIGTMPVHLQLKLLRVLQEQEVQPVGSNRNIKLDVRVISATNADLEQMIRDGHFREDLFYRLNVIPITLPSLRQRSEDIALLVRHFLQKSCRDMNRPMMSLESAALQVLENYEWPGNVRELENVIERTVALSDGPQITLQDLPPHITGSHTPTMADQNLYTLPADGVDMPKQIQEIERRWISQALEMSQGIKARAAGMLGINRTTLVEKIKRLGLPH
- a CDS encoding pyruvate carboxylase yields the protein MAVKQFKKIMAANRGEIAIRIFRACTELGISTVAIYSEEDKLSLHRYKADEAYQIGKGKGPIDAYLGIEEIVELARQKGVDAIHPGYGFLSENPEFAEACERAGITFIGPTADIQRRLGNKVAARHVALEAGVPVVPGTEDPVKTEEQALLFAKGCGYPIMVKAASGGGGRGMRVARNKEELLEGLKSAASEAQAAFGDGTVFLEKFIENPKHIEVQIMGDSHGNIVHYFERDCSIQRRHQKVIELAPSPSLSQEKREEVCAHAMKIANEVGYLNAGTVEFLMDNEGDFYFIETNPRIQVEHTVTELVTMRNLVQTQIRVAEGYKLSDPEIGVEKQEDIELRGYAIQCRVTTEDPANNFAPDFGTIKAYRTAVGFGVRLDAANGYSGSRITPHYDSLLVKVSTWGLSFVDACRTMNRALQEFRVRGVKTNIGFLENVVTHEPFLKGECNTSYLDNHPELFNIQEKKDRANKLLHYIGHVSVNGYPNIKKRLHFRDLHEAELPHIQPEAIRPRGTRDILMAKGPQGLADWALNEKRLLLTDTTMRDAHQSLLATRVRTYDLDKIADATSHLAGGLFSLEMWGGATFDVSMRFLTEDPWERLDRLRAKIPNLLFQMLLRGSNAVGYTNYADNVVEDFVEKAAAGGIDVFRVFDSLNWTQGMRVAMEAVQKNNAICEAAMCYTGDITDPKRDKYPLEYYVNMAKELEKMGAHILGIKDMAGLLKPFAAEKLIKALKNEIGIPVHLHTHDTSGNGGTMLLQAAQAGVDIVDTALSSISGLTSQPSMNGLLSTLEGTIWDPAVDNEGMQTLANYWETVRTYYEPFESELRSSTAQVYYHEIPGGQYSNYKPQVEGLGLGHRWEECKRMYREVNDMFGDLVKVTPSSKIVGDMAMFMVQNNLTPQDVMERGHELTFPQGVVDFFKGMLGQPYGGFPEELQKIILKDEQPFTHRPGEFLEPVDFAAKKEELEKKVGHPVLDRDVSSAVLYPGVFEEFDRHRQDYSDTSVLPTPVYFYGLDVGDEVSIEIQPGKTLIVTLTAISKVHEDGTRNIYFELNGEPRQIKVKDLSAETDESEHVKAEKGNDREIGAPMPGKIFKLNVGVGDEVKEGDTLIVTEAMKMETNIKAKIDGVVKEVLYKEGDQVQQDDLLVVIE
- a CDS encoding nicotinamidase; the protein is MVIYPQDTASFDVDPQCGFTPLCPDELPVADGTAIVNELNAQAGYARLRLVSKDCHPAQAPWIAATPQEILQPVDGEYPDLDVKWPPHCVVGTRGNQLIPGLPAEQDYDLVVEKGMDPVQHPYGACFHDLTEQTSTGAIEWLREHGIQCVVVGGLATDYCVKTTALQLARNGFHVVVNLAACRGVAEESSAAAVEEMRQAGIVLIANSSELEAA
- the pncB gene encoding nicotinate phosphoribosyltransferase, giving the protein MSPRITDQPLIHSLLDTDLYKISMLQAFFHAPEFRTVSVEWKFACRNDNGFDLTTLRGDVQWQLEQVCSLQFTDEELDYLDQFPFFTHDFIEFLRIFHLDMRFVALTVVDGQLDIRFRGPLLHVTLLEICTLAIISELHTLAHYGGVDLKVARQRLEEKIALLKAPGPMKGFHFADFGTRRRASRAWQEEVVCRLHEALPDYFSGTSNLDLARRHNLVPIGTMAHEWFQAWQAVTRLADAQKAALESWVREYRGRLGIALTDCYNMDAFIRDFSDPYFGKLYDGLRHDSGPPLEWGEKAIAMYQAMDIDPMSKTLVFSDSLTFERMVEIYQYFNGRAQVSFGIGTMLTNDIGQSALSMVIKMVAANGKPVAKVSDEPGKSMCEDPGYLRYLASVYDIDLEL